From Streptomyces sp. SCSIO 75703:
GCCCGGCTGACCGGCCATCCGGAGTTCCGTGAGGTCAGCGAGCGGCTGGAGCCGTACGTCGCGGCGTACGACCCGGCGACCTGGCGCAGTCCGCAGGACGCGATGGCCCGCCGCTTCTACCGCTGGGAGCGGTCCGGCGCCGGCTGACGGCGTCCTCGCTCCCGCACCGTCGGGGCCGCGCGGCTGCTGCCGTGCGGCCCCGGCACGCGTCCGCCGGATACGCCGACTCGCTTGTGTCGAGCGGCACTTGGCGCGCCGCCTCGGTTTCCCGCGGGGGTCGGGTTCGCTCTCGGCTGGACCGGCGCGGGGAGGGGGCCGTGCCCGCGGGCCGGCTCCCCGTCCTCCCACGCGCCCGCCGACCACCGGAGAGGACGCGTCTCGTGGGCCGACCCCCAGCCCGCCCGTCCCGTCGGAACGCCGTGCCGCGGCGGACGCCGTGCCCGGGCCGGGCCTGCCCGCCCCGGCGATGATGCAGCAGGTCGAGGGGCTCCGGGGCTGCGTCGCCAACGCCTGGCCCCACGACCGTGACGGCCGCTGCCTGGGCGGCCCGCCGGTCCCCTGAACCGGTGCCCGCGCCGGCCCGGACGGCATCGGCCGGGCCGCCGGGACGGGTGAGGACACGCCCCGCGCGGCCCGTCCCCGGGACATCCGGCGGGCGCGGCGCGATGATCCCGGCATGACGACATCCCGCTTCGACCCCCGCGCCCTGCTGGCCGGCGCCCGCCTCGGCGTCCTGGCGACCATCAAGTCCGACGGGCGCCCGCAGCTCTCCCCCGTCGTGCCCGCCTACGACGCCGGCGCCGGCGTGCTGCGCGTCTCCACCCGCGAGGGGCTGGCCAAGACCGCCAACCTGCGCCGGGACCCGCGCGCCTCGCTGCAGGTGACCGCGCCGGACGGCCGTTCCTGGGCCACCGCCGAGGGCACCGTCACCCTCACCGGGCCGGGCGCCGACCCGCACGGGCCGGAGGTGGAGGCGCTGGTGGCGTACTACCGCGCCGCCGCCGGGGAGCACCCCGACTGGGACGCGTACCGGGCGGCGATGGTCGCCGAGCGCCGGGTGCTGCTCACCCTGGAGATCGAACACGTGTACGGCGCGGCGATCGGCTGAGGGGCCGCCTCCCGGGCGTCGCGGGATTCCCCCGGAAACGGTGATCGATCCGGCCCCCGTTTCCGTACTCCTCCGCGTACGCGTACGTCACTCCCCCGAGCGCGGGGACGTACGAGCCCTCTCGCGTCGCCCCTGGAGGCATCATGCGGCTGTCCCGCAGCAGGATCGGAGTCCTCGTCCTGTTCGGGGTGATGACCCTGACCCTGGCCGCGCTGGCCTTCCCGGCCCTCATCGGTGTCGAGCGACCCGACGGCGACCAGGACCGGGTCATCGCCGCCACCGAGTACGGGCCGCTCACCGAGGCGGACCGGGACTTCGTGGTCAAGGTGCGGGCCGCCGGGCTCTGGGAGTACCCGCTCGGGGAACTGGCGATCGAGCGGGGCACGACGAAGGAGATGAAGACGGCCGGCCGGCACCTGGTCGTCGGGCACGCCGGGCTCGACGCGATGTGCCGGGAGATCGCGCCCGAGCTGGGCATCACCCTGCCCAACAGGGCGTCCCCGCAGCAGGAGGGGTTCGTGAGGACGATCAGCTCCCGGCGCGGCGCCGAGTTCGACGAGACCGCGGTCAACATCATGCGTGTCACCCACGGGCAGATCTTCTCGGTGATCGCCAAGATCCGCGCCAGCACCAAGAACACGCTGGTGCGGCAGCTCGCCGACCTCGCCAACGACACCGTCCTGGATCACATCACCGTCCTGGAGCAGACCGGCCTGGTCCGCTACGACGAGGTGACCTTCCGGCAGACGGGTCCGGCCAAGCTCCCCCGGGACCGGGTGACCCCGCCCCCGCCGCAGCCGGGCGAGCAGCCCCTCGTGCTGAGGCAGCGGCCCGACCTGAACGTCGACACCGCGGCGCCCACGCCCACGCCGGCACCCCCGGCCCCGCAGGCCCCGGACGGCGCCGGGGCGGCCGGGCCGGCCGGGGCCGCCGGGGCGGTGGGGGCGCCCGCCGGTCCCGGCGACGCGGCCGACCCCGCCGCCGAGCCGGTCGCCGCGCCCTGACGGCGCGCCGGCCGCGGGCGGGCGTCAGGCGCTGCGGCGCCGGGAGGCCGCCTTCTTCGCGGGGGCCTTGGTGCCGGACTCCCCGGCCGCGGCCTTGCGTCCGGTGCCGCTCTTTCCGGCGGCGGACTTGACGGGGGCGGACTTGGCGGCGCTCTTCTTCGCGGTCCGCTTCCTCGGCTCCGTCTTCCCCGGCTCCGCCTTCTTCGCCGGCTTCTTCGCCGCCGCCTTCCCGCCGCCGGACGCCTTCTTCGCGCCGGCCCCCCGGCGGGAGGGCTCCTCGCGTTCGGGCAGGGGGTGCACCTCGGCGTCCCCCGGGCCCTCCTCGCCCCGGGACTCGCGGGCCGCGCGGACGCTGTTCTCCAGCGCCGCCATCAGGTCCAGCACCTTGCCGGAGCGGGGGGGCTCCGGCGCCTCGGGGGGCGTCTCGCCGGCCGCCTTCGCGGCGATGACCTCCTCCAGCGCCTCCCGGTACTCGTCGTGCAGGTCGTCGAGGTCGATCTCGCCGAGGGTGTCCATCAGGGCGTCCGCGAGGTCCAGCTCCTGGTCGCGCACGGTGACGTCGGTCTCCGGGGCCACGCCCTCGGGCGCGCGGACCTCGTCGGGCCAGAGCAGTCCGTGCATGGCGATGGCGTCGCCGACCACCCGCAGCATGCCGAGGCGCTCCCGGCCGCGCAGGGCGAACTTGGCGATGGCGACGCGGTTGCTCCGTTTGAGCGCCTCGCGCAGCAGCGTGTACGGCTTGGCGGCCGGGGCGCCGCTCGCGGCGAGGTAGTACGCGGAGCCCATCTGGAGCGGGTCGATGCGGTCGCCCGGCACGAAGGCGACGATCTCGATCGTGCGGGCCGTGGGGATGGGCAGGTGGGAGAGGTCCTCGTCGGTGATGGGGACCATCGTGCCGTCGGCGTCCTCGTACGCCTTGCCGATCTCGCTCTGGGCGACCTCGCGGTCCTCCAGCTCGCAGACCTTGCGGTACCGGATGCGCCCGCCGTCCTCCGTGTGGATCTGGCGGAAGGAGATCGTGTGGCTCTCCGTCGCGTTGACCAGCTTGATCGGGATGCTGACCAGGCCGAACGAGATGGCGCCGTTCCAGATCGATCGCACGTGGAGCACCTGTCCCTTCCCGCACCTCGGGGTGTTTTGTCCGGGTTCCGTGAGATTCTTATGGTATGGCGCCTATCACGGAGGTGGAGGGGCGACGGGTGGCCCTCAGCAATCTGGACAAGGTGGTGTACCCGGCGACCGGCCTCACCAAGGGCGAACTGCTGCACTACTACGCGACGGCCGCCGGGGCCCTCCTGCCGCACCTGCGCGACCGGCCGCTGTCCTTCCTGCGCTACCCGGACGGTCCCGACGGCGAGCTGTTCTTCACCAAGAACGTGCCGCCCGGTACGCCCGACTGGGTCACCACGACGCGGGTCGCCCGTTCGGACGGCCCGGCGCGGATGGTGCTGGTGCAGGACCTGGCGAGCCTGATGTGGGCGGCGAACCTGGTGACCGAGTTCCACACCCACCAGTGGGTCGCGGACGAACCCGGCGAGGCGGACCGGCTCGTCCTCGACCTCGACCCCGGCCCGCCGGCCACCGTCGTGGACTGCTGTGAGGTAGCGCTCTGGCTGCGGGAGCGGCTGGCGGCGGACGGCGTCGAGACGTACGCCAAGACCTCCGGCGCGAAGGGGCTGCACCTGCTGGCGGGGGTGCGCGGGTCCTCGCCGCGGCGGGTCAGCGAGTACGCGAAGGAGCTGGCCGTGGCGGCGGAGCGGGCCCTTCCGGAGCTGGTGGTGCACCGGATGACCCGGCGCCTGCGGCCGGGGAAGGTCTTCGTCGACTGGAGCCAGAACGCGGCCCGCAAGACGACGGCCGCCCCCTACACCGCGCGGGCCCGCGCCGAGCCGGCCGTCTCCACCCCGGTGACCTGGGCGGAGGTGGCCGCGTGCCGCAGCCCCGGGGAGCTGGTCTTCCGGACGCGGGACGTCCCGGACCGGCTGCGGGACCACGGGGACCTGCTGGCCCCGCTGCTGGACCGCGAGCGGGCCGCCACCCTGCCCTGAGCGGGGCCCGGCGGGGCGCGGAGCCCTCCCCGGGCCCGTCGCGCGGGGTGCTGCGGAAGCGGGAACCGGGCTACCGTGGTGAGGAGTTGGGCGTCGGTGCGCGAGGTGGGCCGCCGGGCGGGTCCCGGGCGGACGCGGATGCGGAGGTGCCGGTGCGTACCCCTGGCAAGGGTCCTGAGGTGCCGGCCCCGGCCGGCCCCTGGAACGAGATCGTGCCGGGCCTGTGGATGGGCGGGCACGAGTTCCGGCGGCGAGCGGGGCGGCTGGAGTTCGCCGTGGTGCGGGACGAGTTCGACCTGGTGCAGAGCCTGCTGCGGCTGCCCGGACACGGCCCCTCCCCGGGCGTGGGGCACCAGGTGTGGCCGATCCCGGACGGGCCGCTGGACGGCACCCAGCTCGCGGGCGTGATCCGGCTGGCACAGGCCGCCGACGAGGCCCTGGAGGAGGGCCGCCGGGTACTGGTCCGCTGCTACCACGGCTACAACCGCTCCGGCCTGGTCGTCGCCCAGGTGCTCATCCGGCGGGGCGGCAGCGCCGAGGACGCGATCCGGCTGATCCGGTCCCGCCGCTCGCCCTGGGCACTGCACAACGAGTTGTTCACCGCCTACCTGCGGGCCGGGCTGGCCACGGCGCGGCTGCTGGAGGAACTGGCCGAGTAGCCCGCCGCCGGAGGGCACGGGCAGAATGGACGTCCGTGACGAACGGGGCCCCCGGCCGCGTCCGTGAAGTGGCCGCCGTCCCCGCCCCCGTGCGGGGCGCGCGGGTGAGGGCACGGCGGAGGGCCGCCCGGTACCGGTGTACGGGGCCGTCCCGAGGCCGCGGTGGGCGTGCGGGCCGGTCCGACTTCACGGGCCCGGCCCGGGGGCTCCGAGGACGACCGAGACCCGTGGAGTGCCGTGCCCCCCAGCCCGTGCCGGCGCACCGTCCGGCTCACCGCCCCGTGCGCGCTGCTCCTGGCCGCCGCGGCGACCGCCGTGACGGCGGCCGGCTGCGGTGACACCGGCGAGCCGCGCGGCGCGGGCCCCGCCTCCGCCGCGGTGAGCCCGTCCCGGCTCTGGCCGGAGCTGACCCCGGCGTCCCGGCCGGCCTACGACATCGGCGAGGTGGACCACGAGGTGGTCGAGGGCGTCTCCCTGCCCGGCGGCGACGTCCGCGCGGCCGACCCGGTCGCCGTCGTCCGGGCGGAGATCGCGGCGAGCCCCGGCGACTACACCCGGGACGGCGCCCCGTACCGCGAGACCGCCCGGCGGATCGGGGACTGCCGGGTGGCCGGCGAGGGCGGCCGGTGCCCCGTGCTGCGGCCCTACCACCGGGACCTGACCGGGGACGGGCGGGCCGAGATGGTCCTCGGCTTCCGGCTGCTGCCCCAGGGCATGACCGCCGTGCGGGTCTACACCGTCGAGCGGGACCGGCTGGTGCGGATCATGTCCTACGAGGACGCGGTGAGCGGCGTCGAGGTGGCCGGCCGCTCGCTCGTGGTGCGCTCGCCGTCGGAGGTGGCGGGGTACGAGTACCGCCTGCGCTGGAGCTGGGACCCGCGGCAGCGGGCGATGCTGCTGACCCACGACGAGATGCTGCGCACCGCCGACGGCGGGGCCGCGGGGCGGACACCGTCGCCGGCGGGGAACGGCCGGTGAGGTGGGCGCCGCCCCGGTGGACGGGGACGCTCGCGGTCCGGGCCGCGGCCTTCATCACCGTGATGTGCTGCGCCCTCGCCGCGCTGCTCGGCGTCCTGGTGCACGTCTCGGTGACCGACCAGACCGTGGGACAGGCCCGGGAGGCGGCGCTGGCCCGGCTGGTGCGGGCGACCGAGGCGTACGAGGCCGGCGACGCGCTCGGGCCGGGCGCGGCGGTGGACCCGCCGGGGCTGCCCGGGGAGCTGCGGGAGCTGGCCGCCTCGGGCCGGCGCGGCACGATGGTCGCCGAGTACCGGGGGCGCCCGACGGTGTGGGCGGCGGCCCCGGCGGACGGGGGCCGGGTGCTCGCGGTCGCCGTCGACCATTCCCAGGGGGAGCGGACCATCGACGGGCTGGACCGGGCGATCGTGTGGTCCTCGGCGCTGGCCATCGGGGCGACGCTGCTGGTGGGCGCGTTCGCGGTGACCCGGGTGACGCGCCGGCTGCACGCGACGGCACGGGTGGCGCGGCGGATCAGCGCCGGGGACCTGGACGCGCGGGTCGACGATCCCCGGGCGAAGGACCCGACGCGCCCGCAGGACGAGGTGGCGTCGGTGGCCGTCGCGCTGGACTCGATGGCGGCGTCCCTGCAGGGCAGGCTGCTGGCCGAGCGGCGCTTCACGGCGGATGTGGCGCACGAGTTGCGGACGCCGCTGACCGGTCTGCACGCGGCGGCCGAACTGCTGCCGCCGGGCCGTCCCACGGAGCTGGTGCGGGACCGGGTGGCGGCGCTGCGCACGCTCACCGAGGACCTGCTGGAGATCTCCCGGCTGGACTCGGGCCGGGAGCGGCTGGAGACGGCCCCGGAGGAACTGGGCGCGCTGGCCCGGCGGGTGGTGCGCGGTTCGGGCACGGACACCCGGGTGGAGGTGGTCCGGGACGCGCGGGTGGAGACCGACCGGCGGCGGCTGGAGCGGGTCCTCGGCAATCTGGTCGCCAACGCGCACCGGCACGGTCGGCCGCCGGTGGTGGTGACGGTGGAGGGCCCGGTGATCACCGTACGGGACCACGGGGGCGGGTATCCGGCGTACCTGCCGGCGCACGGGCCGCAGCGGTTCCGCACCGAGGGCGGGGCGACGGGTCACGGGCTGGGCCTCACGATCGCCCGGGGCCAGGCCGAGGTGCTGGGCGCCCGGCTCGCCTTCGCCAACCCGCCGGACGGGGGTGCCGAGGCCACGCTGACCCTGCCGGACCGGCCCTGACCCGGCCCTCCCGTCCCGGGCCCCGGGCGACACCGGGACGCGGGGGCGGGGGGGACCGAACCCCGCGCGCCGGGGCGGCCGGCGCCCGTATGCCGGGGCGGCCGGACCCCTGTGCCGGGGCGGCGCCGGGCCCCGGGTCGTCGGGGCGGCGCCGCGCGCCGTGTGCCGGGGACGCCACAACCAGCGCGCCGGGACGGGGAAACCGCGTGCGCCGGGGCCGGCGGGAGCCGCGTCCGGGGGCGGGCGGGGGCGGTCCGCGCGCATCCGGGGCACCGGCTTCTCCCGGTCGTCACCGACTGGCACACCGTCCCGGCCGACGCCGTCCCCTTCGCCTGGGGCCCGCCCCCCGGACGGAGCAGCGGGGCGGGCGCGACGCGGCGGGCGCTCCTAGGGTGGCGCTCAGTCGTGTCCGGCAGGCCGCCTGCCCGGCGTCCGGCCCCCGGGAGGTCCCCATGCCGCTGCTGCTCTCGCGTCCCGCCGCCCCGCCGGGGCCGCCCGGCCGCCGTCCCGGCACGGCCGCCGGCGCCCGGTACGGCGGGCCGGGGCCGCGAGGGCGCCGGTGGTGAGGGACGGGGGACCTTGTTCCCCGGCCCCGGCGCGGGCATGAACGAGACCGGTCCCGGCCCCGGGATCATCGTGGCGGCGGCCGACGCGGCCCCGCCCGCCGCCCGGCTCCCCCGGCGTCGCGGCGTCGAACTCGCCCTGATCGTCCTCGCCGTGCTGCTCTCGGTCTGCGGCTACTGCAACGTCGGCCTCGCCGTCGACGGTGCCGTGCCGCGGGGCGCCGCCGGGTACGGCGCCGGGCTCGGTGTGCTGGCGCTGCTCGCGCACGCGGCGGTGCGGCTGCGCGCCCCGTACGCCGATCCGCTGCTGCTGCCGATCGGGGTGCTGCTCAACGGCCTCGGCCTGGTGCTCATCTACCGGCTCGACCTGGAGACCCCGGGCGACGCCGCGGCACCCACCCAACTGGTGTGGTCGACGCTGGGCGTGGGGCTGTTCACGGTCGTCGTGCTGCTGCTGCGCGACCACCGGGTGCTCCAGCGTTACGCCTACGTCTCGGTGGCCGCCGCCCTCGTGCTGCTCACGCTGCCGATCCTGTTCCCGGCGGTCAACGGCGCCCGGATCTGGCTGCGGATCGCGGGCTTCTCCATCCAGCCCGGCGAGTTCGCCAAGGTGCTGCTCGCCGTGTTCTTCGCCGCGTACCTGGCGGCGAACCGGGGCGCGCTGGCGTACGCGGGGCGCCGGGTGTGGCGGCTCCAGGTGCCGACCGGGCGGGTGCTCGGCCCGATCGTCGCCGTCTGGCTGGTCAGCGTGGGTGTGCTGGTGCTGGAGCGCGACCTCGGCACCTCGCTGCTCTTCTTCGGCCTCTTCGTCGTCCTGCTGTACGTCGCCACCGGCCGCACCGGCTGGATCGCGGTGGGCCTGGTGCTCGCCGCGCTGGGCGCGGTCGCGGTGGGCTGGCTGGAACCGCACGTGCACAGCCGGGTCGAGGACTGGCTCCACCCCTTCGCCTCCATCGAGGCCGGCCGGGGGCCGAACCAGCTCGCGCAGTCGCTGTTCGCGTTCGCGGCGGGCGGGGTGACCGGGACGGGGCTCGGCCTCGGCCACTCGGTGCTGATCGGCTTCGCCGGCAAGTCGGACTTCATCCTCGCCACGGCCGGCGAGGAGCTGGGCTTCCTCGGTCTGACCGCGCTCTTCCTGCTCTACGGGCTGCTGGTGGAGCGGGGGCTGCGGGCCGGTCTCGCCGTGCGCGACCCCTTCGGCCGGCTGCTGGCGGTCGGCCTGTCCTCGCTGGTGGCGCTCCAGGTGTTCGTCATCGCGGGCGGGGTGACCGGGCTGATCCCGCTGACCGGCATGGCGATGCCGTTCCTGGCCCAGGGCGGCTCCTCGGTCGTCACCAACTGGGCGATCGTGGCCCTGCTGATCCGGATCAGCCACGCGGCCCGCGTCCAGGGCGCCCCGGTCCCGGAGCCGCGGCCGTGACCCGGAACATCCGGCACGCGGCGGTCTTCTGCGCCCTGCTGCTGGTCGCGCTGGTGGTGAACGCCGCCCGGGTGCAGCTCGTCCGGGGACCCGAGTTCGACGGGAACCCGGCCAACCGGCGGCCCGACATCGCCCGCTACGGGCAGCCGCGCGGGGACATCCGGGTCGGCGGCGAACCGGTCACCGGCTCCCGGGACACCGGGGAGCACCTGCGGTACGAACGGACGTACGCCGAGGGGCCGTTGTACGCGCCGGTCACCGGCTTCGCCTCGCAGGCGTACGGGACGACGCTGCTGGAGCACGCGGAGGACGGGCTGCTGTCCGGCGCCGACCCGATGCTGGCGCCGCTGCCCCTGTGGAACGACGTGACGGGCTTCCGCAACGCCGGTGGCAGCGTGGAGACGACGATCCACCCCGGCGCGCAGCGGGCCGCTTTCGAGGGGCTCGGCGACCACAAGGGGGCGGTGGCGGCGATCGAGCCGGCGACCGGCCGGATCCTCGCCCTGGTGTCCACCCCGTCCTACGACCCGCAGCTCCTGTCGGGCAACGGGTCCTCCGTGCGGCGGACCTGGGAGCGGCTCACGGC
This genomic window contains:
- a CDS encoding PPOX class F420-dependent oxidoreductase — encoded protein: MTTSRFDPRALLAGARLGVLATIKSDGRPQLSPVVPAYDAGAGVLRVSTREGLAKTANLRRDPRASLQVTAPDGRSWATAEGTVTLTGPGADPHGPEVEALVAYYRAAAGEHPDWDAYRAAMVAERRVLLTLEIEHVYGAAIG
- a CDS encoding DUF4142 domain-containing protein; protein product: MRLSRSRIGVLVLFGVMTLTLAALAFPALIGVERPDGDQDRVIAATEYGPLTEADRDFVVKVRAAGLWEYPLGELAIERGTTKEMKTAGRHLVVGHAGLDAMCREIAPELGITLPNRASPQQEGFVRTISSRRGAEFDETAVNIMRVTHGQIFSVIAKIRASTKNTLVRQLADLANDTVLDHITVLEQTGLVRYDEVTFRQTGPAKLPRDRVTPPPPQPGEQPLVLRQRPDLNVDTAAPTPTPAPPAPQAPDGAGAAGPAGAAGAVGAPAGPGDAADPAAEPVAAP
- a CDS encoding Ku protein; translated protein: MRSIWNGAISFGLVSIPIKLVNATESHTISFRQIHTEDGGRIRYRKVCELEDREVAQSEIGKAYEDADGTMVPITDEDLSHLPIPTARTIEIVAFVPGDRIDPLQMGSAYYLAASGAPAAKPYTLLREALKRSNRVAIAKFALRGRERLGMLRVVGDAIAMHGLLWPDEVRAPEGVAPETDVTVRDQELDLADALMDTLGEIDLDDLHDEYREALEEVIAAKAAGETPPEAPEPPRSGKVLDLMAALENSVRAARESRGEEGPGDAEVHPLPEREEPSRRGAGAKKASGGGKAAAKKPAKKAEPGKTEPRKRTAKKSAAKSAPVKSAAGKSGTGRKAAAGESGTKAPAKKAASRRRSA
- the ligD gene encoding non-homologous end-joining DNA ligase, producing the protein MAPITEVEGRRVALSNLDKVVYPATGLTKGELLHYYATAAGALLPHLRDRPLSFLRYPDGPDGELFFTKNVPPGTPDWVTTTRVARSDGPARMVLVQDLASLMWAANLVTEFHTHQWVADEPGEADRLVLDLDPGPPATVVDCCEVALWLRERLAADGVETYAKTSGAKGLHLLAGVRGSSPRRVSEYAKELAVAAERALPELVVHRMTRRLRPGKVFVDWSQNAARKTTAAPYTARARAEPAVSTPVTWAEVAACRSPGELVFRTRDVPDRLRDHGDLLAPLLDRERAATLP
- a CDS encoding dual specificity protein phosphatase family protein, which translates into the protein MRTPGKGPEVPAPAGPWNEIVPGLWMGGHEFRRRAGRLEFAVVRDEFDLVQSLLRLPGHGPSPGVGHQVWPIPDGPLDGTQLAGVIRLAQAADEALEEGRRVLVRCYHGYNRSGLVVAQVLIRRGGSAEDAIRLIRSRRSPWALHNELFTAYLRAGLATARLLEELAE
- a CDS encoding HAMP domain-containing sensor histidine kinase translates to MRWAPPRWTGTLAVRAAAFITVMCCALAALLGVLVHVSVTDQTVGQAREAALARLVRATEAYEAGDALGPGAAVDPPGLPGELRELAASGRRGTMVAEYRGRPTVWAAAPADGGRVLAVAVDHSQGERTIDGLDRAIVWSSALAIGATLLVGAFAVTRVTRRLHATARVARRISAGDLDARVDDPRAKDPTRPQDEVASVAVALDSMAASLQGRLLAERRFTADVAHELRTPLTGLHAAAELLPPGRPTELVRDRVAALRTLTEDLLEISRLDSGRERLETAPEELGALARRVVRGSGTDTRVEVVRDARVETDRRRLERVLGNLVANAHRHGRPPVVVTVEGPVITVRDHGGGYPAYLPAHGPQRFRTEGGATGHGLGLTIARGQAEVLGARLAFANPPDGGAEATLTLPDRP
- a CDS encoding FtsW/RodA/SpoVE family cell cycle protein, whose translation is MNETGPGPGIIVAAADAAPPAARLPRRRGVELALIVLAVLLSVCGYCNVGLAVDGAVPRGAAGYGAGLGVLALLAHAAVRLRAPYADPLLLPIGVLLNGLGLVLIYRLDLETPGDAAAPTQLVWSTLGVGLFTVVVLLLRDHRVLQRYAYVSVAAALVLLTLPILFPAVNGARIWLRIAGFSIQPGEFAKVLLAVFFAAYLAANRGALAYAGRRVWRLQVPTGRVLGPIVAVWLVSVGVLVLERDLGTSLLFFGLFVVLLYVATGRTGWIAVGLVLAALGAVAVGWLEPHVHSRVEDWLHPFASIEAGRGPNQLAQSLFAFAAGGVTGTGLGLGHSVLIGFAGKSDFILATAGEELGFLGLTALFLLYGLLVERGLRAGLAVRDPFGRLLAVGLSSLVALQVFVIAGGVTGLIPLTGMAMPFLAQGGSSVVTNWAIVALLIRISHAARVQGAPVPEPRP